GGCAGGCATCGTCGAGGCAGGAGGTGGGGGTGGTTGGGGTTGTGGGAGTGGTCGGCGTTGCTGATGAACTACACGTTGCCGCGCCCATTGGCGTACCGAAAACTTGTGTCCAATAATGCTTAAACTGCGCGTTACTATTGAGGGCGTAACCTACGCCCAACTCGGTAAATTCAGGTGTAAGAATATTGGCGCGATGCCCTTCACTGTTCATCCAAGAATTCATGACTTCCGCAGGAGACGTTTGTCCGGCGGCCACATTTTCTCCCGCTCTGCTGTATTGATAGCCTGTTTGCTCGATTCGATCAGAAAATTTCGATCCATTCGATCCCGTATGGCTCATAAAATTATTCGTGGCCATATCATCCGAATGGAGTTGAGCGGCTTGGGTGAGTTGGGTGGATAAACACAATGGGTTTAAACTTACTTTGGCGCGCTCTGCATTAACTAATTTCAGTACTTCCGCGACATATTCTGTAGTAGAAGGTGTATTTGGAGTGGTTGGGGTTGTCGGCGTTGTTGATGAACTACACGTTGCCGCGCCCATTGGCGTACCGAAAACTTGCGTCCAATAATGCTTAAACTGCGCGTTATTATTGAGGGCGTAACCACATTAAAAACAGTATCATCAATGGCAATTTGCGTCACTGCGCGTTATTATTGAGGGCGTAACCTACGCCCAACTCGGTAAATTCAGGTGTAAGAATATTGGCGCGATGCCCTTCACTGTTCATCCAAGAATTCATGACTTCCGCAGGAGACGTTTGTCCGGCGGCCACATTTTCTCCCGCTCTGCTGTATTGATAGCCTGTTTGCTCGATTCGATCAGAAAATTTCGATCCATTCGATCCCGTATGGCTCATAAAATTATTCGTGGCCATGTCATCCGAATGGAGTTGAGCGGCTTAGGTGAGTTGGGTGGATAAACACAACGGGTTTAAACCCACTTTAGCACGCTCCACATTAACCAATCTCAACACTTCAGCCACATACTCCGCAGAAGCATAACTGGACGTACTCGCCAGCAACAGCCAGCTACTTAGCACAAAAAAAGTGAACAAACGTTTTACGGT
The DNA window shown above is from Thioflexithrix psekupsensis and carries:
- a CDS encoding CAP domain-containing protein, with protein sequence MITVKRLFTFFVLSSWLLLASTSSYASAEYVAEVLRLVNVERAKVGLNPLCLSTQLT